A section of the Polynucleobacter sp. AP-Sving-400A-A2 genome encodes:
- a CDS encoding (2Fe-2S)-binding protein: MADLNVNGKKYKVDVDPETPLLWAIRDHVGLTGTKYGCGVGQCGACTVLFDGQAIRSCALPVSAAVGKKIETIEGLEKNGQLSKVQKAWVDNQVPQCGYCQSGMVMATTALLRNTPKPTDAQIDAAVTNICRCGTFQQVRDAIHAVSKA, translated from the coding sequence ATGGCTGACTTAAACGTCAACGGTAAAAAGTACAAGGTGGATGTTGATCCAGAAACCCCGTTGTTGTGGGCGATCCGTGATCATGTTGGATTAACAGGTACTAAATATGGTTGCGGTGTAGGTCAGTGCGGGGCATGTACTGTCTTGTTTGATGGCCAAGCAATTCGGAGCTGTGCATTACCAGTGAGCGCAGCTGTAGGTAAAAAGATTGAAACCATTGAGGGCTTAGAAAAAAATGGGCAGCTCTCTAAAGTGCAAAAAGCTTGGGTTGATAACCAGGTGCCTCAATGTGGTTACTGCCAGTCAGGCATGGTGATGGCAACTACGGCCCTATTGCGCAATACCCCAAAACCGACTGATGCTCAGATTGATGCTGCCGTAACGAATATCTGCCGCTGCGGAACCTTCCAACAAGTGCGTGATGCTATTCATGCTGTGAGCAAGGCATAA
- a CDS encoding thiosulfate oxidation carrier complex protein SoxZ produces the protein MSKTSRTGITMPAQAKKGAMIEIRAIAQHDMETGYRYTEDGKRIPRDIIQLFTCQYNGEEVFRADFYPGTGANPLIIFTTVAVASGTLVFKWAGDGGYEAVNQAQITVS, from the coding sequence ATGAGCAAGACTTCCCGCACGGGTATCACGATGCCAGCCCAGGCAAAAAAAGGTGCCATGATTGAAATTCGGGCAATCGCCCAACACGACATGGAGACGGGCTATCGATACACTGAAGATGGTAAACGAATCCCACGTGACATTATTCAACTCTTTACTTGTCAATATAACGGCGAGGAAGTATTCAGAGCCGATTTTTATCCAGGTACCGGTGCAAACCCCCTCATCATTTTCACTACAGTAGCAGTGGCCTCTGGCACGCTTGTGTTCAAGTGGGCGGGGGATGGTGGCTATGAGGCAGTTAATCAAGCACAAATTACTGTTTCGTGA
- a CDS encoding molybdopterin cofactor-binding domain-containing protein codes for MTKTINTNTTNTSRRHFIVGSSAIATGLAIGFDFSFISSANAAMGSGTTGMTPLSTSEIGVWVEVKPNDDIVVRIVRSEMGQGTITGLAQMVAEELECDWKKISYDYPTPGENLKRNKVWGSYSTGGSRGIRTSEQYVRKGGAAARMMLIQAAATQWGVPVSECVAKNSVITHTPSGRKTTFGKVSVAASKLEVPKDVPLKDPKEWTVIGKSLNRIDGTADKVNGKQIYAIDLKLPGMLVATIHESPVFGGKVKSYDASKASSMKGVKKVIQVGDSAVAVIADTFWQAKTGLDAVNIVWDNGGNGDVSSASIKKMLEGGLTANETFVGNSNGDAKEAISKATKTIEATYFYPFLNHATLEPQTATAKWTADSCEAWVPTQDGEASLAAVIAASGLPAEKCNVYKVNLGGGFGRRGAFQDYTTQAVNIAKQMPGTPIKLIWTREEDMTQGRYHPVTMCKMTAAIDDKKNITGLDMRISSQSILASVRPAVVAANKGKDPVVFQGLDAAGEHGITYSFQNLMIDHAMRNTHVPPGFWRGVNVNQNAIFLETFMDEMAEATGVDAVEFRRKHMEKFPRAVAVLNAVADGIGWTKPAKPGVFRGVAQMRSFGSYVAAACELTVTNGNEVEILRMVAATDPGYAVNPAQIARQVSGSFVYGLSALFEEEITIEKGAVVQKNFDTFNSIRLSQMPPVETIIIQGGGKEWGGVGEPTIAVAAPAVLNAIYRATGKRLRTVPLKNSGFKLV; via the coding sequence ATGACTAAAACTATTAATACAAACACTACCAACACTTCACGTCGCCACTTTATTGTTGGCTCAAGCGCTATTGCAACCGGATTAGCAATCGGCTTTGATTTCTCTTTCATCTCATCTGCGAATGCGGCGATGGGTTCCGGTACCACTGGCATGACTCCCTTATCTACATCCGAGATTGGTGTTTGGGTAGAGGTCAAGCCGAATGACGATATCGTAGTGCGAATCGTGCGCTCCGAGATGGGTCAAGGAACTATTACTGGTTTGGCACAAATGGTTGCTGAAGAGCTGGAATGTGATTGGAAAAAAATCTCTTACGACTATCCAACACCCGGTGAGAATCTCAAGCGTAACAAAGTATGGGGCAGCTACTCTACTGGCGGTAGTCGTGGTATCCGTACTTCTGAGCAATATGTTCGTAAAGGCGGTGCCGCAGCACGCATGATGTTGATTCAGGCTGCTGCAACCCAATGGGGCGTACCCGTCTCTGAATGCGTCGCTAAAAATAGCGTGATTACCCACACACCATCTGGCCGCAAAACGACTTTCGGTAAAGTTTCTGTAGCAGCCTCCAAGTTAGAAGTGCCCAAAGATGTCCCTTTAAAGGATCCTAAAGAGTGGACTGTCATTGGTAAGTCATTGAATCGTATTGACGGCACTGCTGACAAGGTAAACGGTAAGCAGATCTATGCAATTGACTTGAAGTTACCCGGTATGTTGGTAGCAACCATTCATGAGTCTCCAGTTTTTGGTGGCAAAGTGAAGAGCTATGACGCTAGCAAAGCCTCCAGCATGAAGGGAGTAAAGAAGGTGATTCAGGTAGGTGATTCTGCTGTAGCAGTGATTGCTGACACTTTCTGGCAAGCAAAGACCGGCCTAGACGCAGTCAATATAGTTTGGGATAACGGCGGCAATGGCGATGTCTCTAGTGCCTCTATTAAGAAGATGCTTGAGGGTGGCTTAACTGCTAATGAGACTTTTGTCGGTAATTCGAATGGCGATGCTAAAGAAGCAATCTCTAAAGCAACTAAAACGATCGAGGCAACCTATTTCTATCCATTCTTGAACCATGCAACTCTGGAGCCACAAACAGCAACAGCGAAGTGGACGGCAGATTCTTGCGAAGCTTGGGTTCCCACTCAAGATGGTGAAGCCTCTTTGGCTGCGGTAATCGCTGCTTCAGGCTTGCCTGCTGAAAAATGTAATGTCTATAAGGTAAATCTTGGCGGTGGTTTCGGTCGTCGCGGCGCCTTCCAGGATTACACAACACAAGCAGTCAACATTGCCAAGCAAATGCCAGGCACTCCAATCAAATTGATTTGGACTCGTGAAGAGGATATGACCCAAGGCCGTTATCACCCGGTAACGATGTGTAAAATGACGGCCGCCATTGATGATAAGAAAAATATCACTGGCTTGGATATGCGCATCTCCAGTCAATCCATTTTGGCTTCTGTGCGTCCAGCGGTAGTTGCTGCCAACAAAGGTAAGGATCCAGTGGTGTTCCAAGGACTAGACGCTGCGGGTGAGCATGGTATTACTTACAGCTTCCAGAATTTGATGATTGACCACGCTATGCGTAACACGCATGTGCCGCCAGGTTTTTGGCGCGGCGTGAACGTTAATCAAAATGCAATCTTCCTCGAAACCTTTATGGATGAGATGGCTGAAGCTACTGGTGTGGATGCAGTCGAGTTCCGTCGCAAGCACATGGAGAAGTTTCCGCGTGCAGTAGCTGTTCTCAATGCAGTAGCAGATGGTATTGGTTGGACTAAGCCTGCTAAGCCAGGTGTATTCCGTGGCGTTGCCCAGATGCGTTCTTTTGGTAGTTATGTCGCTGCTGCTTGTGAGCTCACAGTGACTAACGGCAATGAGGTCGAGATTCTCCGAATGGTGGCTGCAACTGATCCGGGCTATGCGGTCAATCCAGCACAAATAGCCCGTCAGGTATCCGGCTCCTTTGTTTATGGCTTATCTGCACTCTTCGAAGAAGAAATCACGATTGAGAAGGGCGCAGTTGTACAGAAGAATTTTGATACCTTTAACTCTATTCGTCTGTCACAGATGCCACCGGTAGAGACCATCATTATTCAGGGTGGTGGCAAAGAGTGGGGAGGTGTTGGTGAGCCCACGATTGCAGTCGCGGCACCAGCAGTGCTTAATGCGATTTACCGTGCAACAGGCAAGCGCTTGCGTACGGTTCCATTGAAGAACAGTGGTTTTAAGTTGGTGTAA
- a CDS encoding BrnA antitoxin family protein gives MIAKSKKVRIENSAEAWESGELGNDLKHARAVDKKIGAQIDEALGLQMISIRLEQDLIESYKLLGAKYDMGYQPLMREALKRFVEGEFKLIASEALEKQRAEKQKSSKKMAKAA, from the coding sequence ATGATCGCAAAAAGTAAGAAAGTAAGAATAGAAAATTCCGCTGAGGCCTGGGAAAGTGGTGAGCTAGGTAACGACCTAAAGCATGCAAGAGCAGTTGATAAAAAAATCGGCGCTCAAATTGATGAAGCGCTAGGGCTACAAATGATCTCCATCAGACTGGAGCAGGACTTGATTGAGTCTTATAAGCTCTTGGGCGCTAAATACGATATGGGCTATCAACCTCTCATGCGCGAAGCCTTGAAAAGATTCGTTGAAGGTGAATTTAAGCTGATTGCCAGTGAAGCACTAGAAAAGCAGCGGGCCGAGAAACAAAAAAGCAGCAAGAAGATGGCAAAAGCAGCTTAA
- a CDS encoding surface-adhesin E family protein — MMKKIYALTIFTAFSLLPFTSSFAEWKELGSNEMMVVYVDLDTVSAAGEKAQIMSMLDLKKPGVNPKTKQAVSSIIGINEYNCPAISYRPIEYKEFAGNKGGGKVVSDNKTPNSEFEPVVSESWAAGVFNVVCQRK; from the coding sequence ATGATGAAAAAAATATACGCACTCACTATTTTTACTGCCTTCTCCTTGTTGCCTTTCACCAGCAGCTTTGCTGAGTGGAAAGAATTAGGGTCAAATGAAATGATGGTGGTATATGTTGATCTGGATACAGTAAGCGCAGCAGGTGAAAAAGCGCAAATCATGTCGATGCTCGACTTGAAGAAGCCTGGTGTTAATCCAAAAACTAAACAAGCTGTTAGCTCCATCATCGGCATCAACGAATATAACTGCCCTGCAATTAGCTATCGCCCAATCGAATACAAAGAGTTCGCTGGCAATAAAGGTGGCGGCAAGGTAGTTTCAGATAACAAAACTCCCAATAGTGAATTTGAGCCCGTGGTAAGTGAGTCTTGGGCTGCTGGAGTTTTCAACGTTGTTTGCCAGCGTAAATAA
- the soxA gene encoding sulfur oxidation c-type cytochrome SoxA, with amino-acid sequence MSLFVFCLRVLPLLVFLLGLNSSQALETPKDTRQSSYHLMTPENRAMQDDANLNPALFWVMDGHSLWKEKTGNKNVSCASCHGDSGQKMTGVATQFPKMQKGKLQTLEGQINQCRTSRQEASTLAYESKELLALTTFVATQSKGLPIAVQETPQNKKDLQQGRQFFNERIGQLNLSCAQCHQDRAGLKLGGSLIPQGHPTAYPIYRIEWQTMGSLQRRLRNCMSGVRAQQFEYGSQEMAQLELFLMWRARGMPLETPGVRP; translated from the coding sequence GTGAGCCTGTTTGTTTTCTGCCTTCGTGTATTACCGCTATTAGTCTTTCTGCTTGGGCTTAATTCCAGTCAAGCACTTGAAACTCCAAAAGATACTCGGCAATCAAGCTATCACCTGATGACGCCCGAGAATCGGGCAATGCAAGATGATGCCAATCTCAACCCCGCTTTATTTTGGGTAATGGATGGTCACAGCCTCTGGAAAGAAAAGACCGGAAACAAGAATGTATCTTGTGCATCTTGTCATGGTGATAGCGGTCAAAAGATGACTGGTGTAGCAACCCAATTTCCGAAGATGCAAAAAGGAAAGTTGCAGACCTTGGAGGGGCAAATTAATCAATGTCGTACATCACGGCAAGAAGCCTCGACACTCGCTTATGAGAGTAAAGAGCTCCTAGCTTTAACGACATTTGTAGCAACTCAATCCAAGGGTTTACCAATCGCTGTTCAAGAAACGCCTCAGAACAAAAAAGATCTACAACAAGGCCGTCAGTTCTTTAATGAAAGAATTGGTCAACTCAATTTATCTTGTGCCCAATGTCATCAAGATCGCGCTGGTTTGAAATTAGGGGGAAGCCTCATTCCCCAGGGGCACCCAACTGCCTACCCAATTTACCGAATTGAATGGCAGACCATGGGGTCTTTACAAAGACGTTTGCGTAACTGTATGAGTGGGGTGCGCGCTCAGCAGTTTGAGTATGGCTCACAAGAGATGGCTCAATTAGAGTTATTTCTGATGTGGCGAGCCAGAGGCATGCCCCTTGAAACTCCAGGGGTTCGGCCTTAA
- the purU gene encoding formyltetrahydrofolate deformylase yields MTTENYYLTLTCPNRPGIVAAVSTYIFELGGDIEEAQQFDDKASKRFFMRVSFSGGADSKSLKAGFVEIAKRFDLTWDLRAVKDLKRVLIMASKLDHCLVDLLYRWRIGELPMIISGIVSNHPREVYSSIDFADIPFYYLPVTPDTKSAQEAKLLEIVADAKVDMVILARYMQILSDDLSTKLSGRCINVHHSFLPSFKGAKPYHQAHARGIKLIGATAHFVTSDLDEGPIIEQDVTRVTHGDTPEDLVRKGRDLERTVLSRALRYYLHDRVLINGATSVVFSD; encoded by the coding sequence ATGACTACAGAAAATTATTACCTCACACTGACCTGCCCTAATAGACCAGGCATTGTTGCAGCTGTTTCAACCTACATCTTTGAATTGGGTGGTGATATTGAGGAAGCCCAGCAATTTGACGACAAAGCCTCTAAACGCTTCTTCATGCGGGTAAGCTTTAGCGGTGGCGCTGACAGTAAATCCCTTAAAGCTGGCTTTGTAGAAATCGCTAAGCGCTTTGACCTCACCTGGGACTTGCGTGCTGTCAAAGATTTGAAGCGCGTGCTGATCATGGCATCCAAGCTCGATCATTGCTTAGTAGATCTTCTCTATCGCTGGCGTATTGGTGAGCTGCCGATGATTATTAGTGGCATTGTTTCTAATCATCCGCGTGAGGTTTACTCTAGCATCGATTTTGCGGATATTCCGTTTTATTACTTACCAGTTACGCCAGATACGAAGTCAGCCCAAGAAGCCAAACTGCTTGAGATTGTTGCTGATGCAAAAGTCGATATGGTTATTTTGGCGCGCTATATGCAAATTCTGTCGGATGATTTATCCACCAAGTTATCTGGACGCTGCATCAATGTTCACCACTCGTTCTTGCCAAGCTTTAAAGGAGCGAAGCCTTACCATCAAGCTCATGCTCGCGGCATTAAGTTGATTGGGGCTACCGCACACTTTGTTACGAGTGATTTAGACGAAGGTCCAATTATCGAGCAAGATGTCACTCGTGTTACCCATGGCGATACGCCCGAAGACTTAGTTCGTAAGGGCAGAGATTTGGAGCGCACTGTACTCTCACGCGCCCTGCGTTACTACTTACATGACCGTGTCTTAATTAACGGTGCGACTTCAGTAGTCTTTTCAGACTAA
- a CDS encoding tripartite tricarboxylate transporter substrate binding protein, which translates to MNPLKRKTAHVLLGFVFTSILCGNALAASDVDWPKKPIIAILPFPAGGSTDIFARAIGVPLGEALGQPIVIENKPGAGGMIALGASAKAAPDGYTLLFSALTNQSISQALFKNPPADLTKDFAPIALVGSIPHLIVVNPSVPAKNLPELIAFIKSKKGEFNYASQGNGSLSHLESTLFMQRIGAAGTHIPYKGSAFALPDLIAGNTLMMFDSVTASLPHIQSGKLRPIAIAAPERSPLMPNVPTLGQDGMKQFDVENLYAFFAPKGTSPAITARLEREIRKILTNPDFKNRLANQGIHPQFANSEQLTLITQSEHDKWAKAVKAANVKID; encoded by the coding sequence ATGAATCCTCTTAAGCGCAAAACTGCCCATGTACTCTTAGGCTTTGTATTCACAAGCATCCTATGCGGCAACGCCTTGGCAGCATCAGATGTAGATTGGCCTAAGAAACCGATCATCGCCATCCTGCCTTTTCCTGCTGGTGGCTCTACTGATATATTTGCGCGCGCTATTGGCGTTCCACTCGGAGAAGCATTAGGTCAACCCATTGTGATTGAAAATAAACCCGGTGCTGGTGGCATGATTGCCCTAGGTGCATCAGCCAAGGCAGCACCTGATGGCTACACCCTGTTATTTAGTGCCCTCACCAATCAGTCTATTTCTCAAGCGCTTTTCAAAAATCCACCGGCCGACCTCACCAAAGATTTTGCGCCCATTGCACTAGTGGGTTCAATTCCGCATTTGATCGTAGTGAACCCTTCTGTACCTGCTAAGAATTTGCCTGAACTGATTGCCTTTATTAAATCCAAGAAGGGAGAATTTAATTACGCCTCTCAAGGTAACGGCAGTCTCTCTCACCTGGAGTCAACTTTGTTTATGCAACGGATTGGTGCTGCTGGCACCCACATCCCCTACAAAGGTAGCGCTTTTGCCCTGCCAGATTTAATTGCCGGTAATACACTCATGATGTTTGATAGCGTGACTGCATCTTTGCCACACATTCAAAGCGGTAAGTTACGCCCCATTGCGATTGCGGCTCCCGAACGCTCACCATTAATGCCGAATGTTCCAACCTTGGGTCAAGATGGCATGAAGCAATTTGATGTGGAGAACCTATACGCCTTTTTTGCTCCTAAAGGAACATCGCCAGCTATTACTGCAAGACTAGAAAGAGAAATTCGGAAAATTTTAACGAACCCTGACTTCAAGAATCGCCTGGCAAACCAGGGCATCCATCCTCAATTTGCCAACTCTGAGCAATTAACTTTGATCACTCAAAGCGAGCATGATAAGTGGGCAAAGGCAGTGAAAGCAGCCAACGTTAAAATTGATTAA
- a CDS encoding gamma-glutamyltransferase family protein: protein MLISPPFGGGRAPVLAKNAVASSQPLATQAGIEALQHGGNAVDAALATAITLTVVEPTMNGLGGDGFALIWDGKKLHGMNASGRAPAAWTPEYFSGKTAMDLIGWNTVTVPGMVSGWIELSRKFGKLPFAQLFKRAIDYAENGFPVSPVIARQWREAIPILKNEPGFSASFLIDGKAPAAGQIWRYPAQANTLREIANTEGESFYTGQLAQSMVDFAQSTGGCFTMADFAANQTNWVEPLAFDYGDYTLHEIPPNGSGIVAQMALGILQGANAKQYPANSAKRIHLQVEAMRMAFADAYAHVSDASNMKVPTSALLDGDYLASRAALINHNQAGSYGAGDPHAGGTVYLCAADENGMMISYIQSNFKGFGSGVVAPGGIAFHNRGMSFSLVDGHPNQVAPGKRPFHTIIPAFLTKGSQPAMAFGVMGGNMQPQGHLQFVMRFVDEYLNPQACSDAPRWRIDDVGKLTVETSMPTAVVEGLKAMGHEVTVMPANSLDFGSAQAIALLGEQTNEAYIAGSDHRRDGLAAGF from the coding sequence ATGTTAATTTCCCCTCCCTTTGGTGGCGGCCGTGCCCCAGTCCTTGCTAAAAATGCAGTTGCTAGTTCACAGCCATTGGCAACGCAGGCAGGTATTGAGGCTTTACAACATGGCGGCAATGCGGTTGATGCAGCCTTAGCTACTGCGATCACACTCACCGTGGTTGAACCAACCATGAATGGCCTTGGTGGTGATGGCTTTGCATTGATTTGGGATGGTAAAAAACTCCATGGTATGAATGCCTCTGGTCGTGCCCCAGCCGCTTGGACACCAGAGTATTTTTCTGGCAAAACAGCAATGGATTTAATTGGCTGGAATACTGTGACTGTACCTGGCATGGTTTCGGGTTGGATTGAGTTATCTCGCAAATTTGGCAAGCTGCCTTTTGCACAACTCTTTAAACGTGCGATTGACTATGCTGAAAATGGCTTTCCAGTTTCACCGGTCATTGCCCGTCAATGGCGCGAAGCAATTCCCATTCTGAAGAATGAGCCTGGTTTTAGTGCATCCTTTTTGATTGATGGCAAGGCGCCTGCTGCTGGCCAAATCTGGCGCTATCCTGCTCAAGCCAATACCTTGCGTGAGATCGCCAACACTGAGGGTGAATCTTTTTACACCGGTCAGTTAGCCCAAAGTATGGTCGACTTTGCTCAAAGTACCGGTGGCTGTTTCACCATGGCAGATTTTGCTGCTAATCAAACTAACTGGGTTGAGCCCTTGGCGTTTGATTATGGCGATTACACCTTGCATGAGATTCCTCCCAATGGCTCGGGCATTGTGGCGCAGATGGCGCTCGGCATTTTGCAAGGGGCTAATGCAAAACAATACCCAGCTAACTCTGCGAAACGCATTCATCTGCAAGTGGAAGCCATGCGCATGGCTTTTGCTGATGCCTATGCTCATGTATCCGATGCCAGCAACATGAAAGTGCCAACAAGTGCCCTACTAGATGGAGACTATTTGGCTAGCCGTGCTGCACTGATTAATCACAATCAAGCGGGTAGCTATGGCGCTGGAGATCCACATGCTGGTGGCACGGTTTACCTGTGCGCTGCGGATGAGAACGGCATGATGATTTCTTATATTCAGTCGAACTTCAAAGGCTTTGGCTCTGGCGTGGTTGCTCCTGGTGGTATTGCCTTTCATAACCGCGGCATGAGCTTTAGCTTAGTAGATGGTCATCCCAATCAAGTTGCGCCTGGTAAACGTCCTTTCCACACGATCATCCCCGCATTCCTCACCAAAGGCAGTCAGCCAGCAATGGCATTTGGTGTGATGGGTGGCAATATGCAGCCACAGGGACATCTTCAATTTGTGATGCGCTTTGTCGATGAATACCTCAATCCACAGGCCTGCTCAGATGCACCCCGCTGGAGAATTGATGATGTGGGCAAGCTCACTGTTGAAACGTCTATGCCAACTGCAGTAGTCGAAGGACTAAAAGCGATGGGGCATGAAGTGACGGTGATGCCAGCTAATAGCTTGGACTTTGGTAGCGCTCAAGCGATTGCCTTATTAGGCGAACAAACAAATGAAGCCTATATTGCTGGCAGTGATCATCGTCGTGATGGATTGGCGGCGGGCTTTTAA
- the soxX gene encoding sulfur oxidation c-type cytochrome SoxX — protein MRRTLVVLLLGTSTLFLPCLAQSQTWTGDSIVSPLTSSPGDVMKGRAIVASRQVGLCLLCHSGPFPEERFQGNLAPDLLASVGQSTPAQLRARLVDPGRLNPSSVMPAYYRTTGLSRVAPKFVDQTILTGQEIEDVVAFLVSLQ, from the coding sequence ATGAGACGAACGCTAGTAGTTTTATTGCTAGGGACCTCGACTCTTTTCCTGCCTTGCTTAGCGCAGTCTCAAACTTGGACAGGGGATTCGATTGTGAGTCCCCTGACTTCTTCTCCAGGTGATGTTATGAAAGGGCGTGCGATTGTAGCTAGCCGTCAAGTCGGTTTATGTTTGTTGTGTCATAGTGGGCCATTTCCGGAAGAACGCTTTCAGGGTAATCTAGCGCCAGACTTGCTTGCTAGTGTGGGCCAATCCACTCCAGCTCAATTACGGGCTCGATTAGTTGATCCGGGCCGCTTGAATCCATCCAGTGTCATGCCGGCGTACTATCGCACTACTGGGCTGAGTCGTGTGGCTCCCAAGTTTGTCGATCAGACTATTCTTACTGGCCAGGAGATAGAAGATGTTGTGGCTTTTTTAGTAAGCCTTCAATAA
- a CDS encoding CidA/LrgA family protein, protein MISGLVQILLFQSLGELVSKFVLPTLPGPVIGLVLLIIWLVLRKGINPELALVADGFSQYLGLLFVPAAVGVVLFLPQLQANALAIISALVGSVILTIATSAIVVRFLSPKPKETGQ, encoded by the coding sequence ATGATTTCCGGCCTAGTCCAAATCCTTCTCTTTCAAAGCCTGGGTGAGCTTGTATCTAAGTTTGTTCTGCCCACCCTGCCAGGGCCCGTAATTGGCTTGGTACTGCTGATTATTTGGCTAGTTCTACGCAAGGGAATTAACCCCGAGCTCGCATTGGTGGCGGACGGCTTTAGCCAATACCTTGGCCTCTTATTTGTTCCGGCAGCCGTTGGGGTGGTGCTATTTTTGCCCCAACTGCAGGCCAATGCGCTGGCCATCATCAGCGCTTTGGTCGGTAGCGTCATTCTGACTATTGCCACCAGCGCGATAGTGGTCCGCTTTTTGAGCCCAAAGCCAAAAGAGACGGGGCAATGA
- a CDS encoding SoxY-related AACIE arm protein, which produces MTKFNPSSNPIKLSRRMYLSALGLLGLSSWMTSSLTMAKQPEAMEAIAKIAGSNRIRDGRVNLVIPPLVESGNLVVLKLSIDSPMTANDYVKAVHVISEANPSPNMFTAYFSPRSGRAELTTRVRLADSQRVWAIAQMSDGSFFRGYADTLVTLSACTEMI; this is translated from the coding sequence ATGACTAAATTCAATCCGAGTTCAAATCCCATCAAACTGAGTCGGCGTATGTATTTGTCTGCGCTGGGTCTTTTAGGTCTATCCAGTTGGATGACTTCGAGTTTGACTATGGCTAAACAGCCAGAGGCAATGGAGGCGATCGCAAAAATTGCCGGCTCGAACAGGATTCGTGATGGCCGAGTGAACTTGGTAATTCCGCCTTTGGTGGAGAGTGGCAACTTGGTGGTTCTCAAGCTATCCATAGACAGTCCGATGACTGCAAATGACTACGTTAAGGCAGTGCATGTAATCTCTGAGGCCAATCCATCCCCCAATATGTTTACTGCTTATTTCTCGCCCCGCTCCGGTCGCGCTGAGTTAACTACTCGTGTGCGCTTGGCAGACTCACAGCGAGTATGGGCTATCGCGCAAATGAGTGATGGTAGCTTTTTCCGAGGGTATGCCGACACGCTAGTCACTCTTTCAGCCTGTACGGAGATGATATGA
- a CDS encoding ADP-ribosyl-(dinitrogen reductase) hydrolase yields MKNLVISPAIEGKLTFKHQISRQDVEQCFINRVRSYLIDDRLEHQTEPPTEWFISENDRGILIKVVFIFDHGLIYLKSAFPPNSTEIRIYNTISTLY; encoded by the coding sequence ATGAAAAATCTGGTCATAAGCCCAGCAATTGAGGGAAAGTTAACCTTCAAACACCAGATTTCTCGTCAAGACGTTGAACAGTGCTTTATTAATAGAGTTCGCTCTTACCTTATAGATGATAGACTTGAGCATCAAACAGAGCCGCCTACAGAGTGGTTTATCTCAGAAAATGATCGAGGAATTCTGATAAAAGTGGTTTTTATATTTGATCATGGACTAATTTACTTAAAAAGTGCATTTCCTCCAAATTCAACAGAAATCCGTATATACAATACAATATCAACACTTTACTAA
- a CDS encoding LrgB family protein, with protein MNEKHSIVEIWVYLSGSPLFALFITLAAYKIGLSIYKAAKQNPLANPVAIAIILVASIIQFVEMPYSTYFEGAQFIHFLLGSATVSLAIPIYRGLSSLKGRSFPLLASLIAGGLVSIIGAVNIAKLLGADSSITGAMYPKSVTAPIAMGIAERIGVSPTLTAIFAVTTGILGAILAPFILNALGMKAWWQRGFAIGIGAHGIGTSRAFSIHPVAGTYASLAMGMNGVISAVAIPILYHLFN; from the coding sequence ATGAACGAAAAACACTCGATTGTGGAGATTTGGGTTTATCTCTCAGGTAGCCCTTTATTTGCCCTCTTTATTACTTTGGCCGCCTATAAAATAGGTCTCTCAATTTATAAGGCTGCCAAACAGAACCCCTTAGCCAATCCAGTAGCAATTGCAATCATTTTGGTGGCCAGCATTATTCAATTTGTTGAGATGCCGTATTCCACCTACTTTGAAGGCGCGCAATTTATCCACTTCTTATTAGGCTCAGCAACCGTCTCTTTGGCCATACCGATCTATAGAGGTTTAAGCAGCTTAAAGGGTCGATCATTTCCCTTGCTGGCATCTTTAATTGCGGGTGGCTTGGTATCCATTATTGGCGCGGTAAACATCGCCAAATTATTAGGGGCTGACTCCAGCATTACGGGTGCCATGTACCCCAAATCAGTTACTGCACCTATAGCTATGGGTATTGCTGAGCGGATCGGCGTATCCCCGACCTTGACTGCCATCTTTGCCGTCACTACTGGCATCCTAGGGGCTATTTTGGCACCCTTTATTCTGAATGCTTTGGGTATGAAAGCGTGGTGGCAACGCGGTTTTGCCATTGGTATTGGCGCGCATGGCATTGGAACCTCGCGTGCATTTAGCATTCATCCAGTGGCAGGAACTTATGCCAGTCTCGCTATGGGTATGAATGGCGTCATCAGTGCTGTAGCCATTCCGATTTTGTACCACCTGTTTAATTAG